Genomic window (Streptobacillus felis):
TTACATACTATACTTAACTTGTATACACCGAAGTTTTCAGGATTTTTTAGGTATGTTTCATCTTCATCACCAGCAAAAAATCTCCAACCACTGTCATTTTTTCCTAATTTTTCTTTTTGTCTATAGCAGTACCCAACATTTTCACCATCAACAGATATACGGTTTGAAACTATACACCCTTCTGCAGAATTAACTTTTAAGTATAGAAACCCTATAACTGCAAGTATTACACCTAAAGCTGTTAATAAATAAATATATATTTTTGGTGTGTTAAAGAATAGTAATGCTATTACTCCAACAAAAATTGAAATAGATCTATAAAACCATTTGTTCATTCAATCCCTCCTATTTATATTAGTACCTATATATTATACCAAATTTTATACCATATTTTAAAGGGATAGATAAAGGTTTTGAATAAAGAGGTAAAAATAATCCCTCATTTTTTGTTAATGGAGTTTTAGTATAAGTTTTTTCTAACTCAAAACTTCCATTAATTTCAAGGTTATTTTTTGGTGTATAAACTGTTTTAACATAAGGTTTAACTGAAAATTCATAACCATGTACCCATTTATTTGGTT
Coding sequences:
- a CDS encoding DUF2185 domain-containing protein yields the protein MNKWFYRSISIFVGVIALLFFNTPKIYIYLLTALGVILAVIGFLYLKVNSAEGCIVSNRISVDGENVGYCYRQKEKLGKNDSGWRFFAGDEDETYLKNPENFGVYKLSIVCNLDKNVREILKSPYGTELRVNEEGKLAKVENE